CGCCTTGGCGCCGGGCGCGATCTTTCCGAGGTCGTCGCGTCCCAGCGCCTTCGCGCCCCAGATCGTTGCCGCGTTGAAAACTCGCTCGGGACGCGCGCCGTAATATTTTTTATCCACCAGGCGCGAGACCAACGACGCGTAGCGCATCTCGGCGACGATATCGAGCGGGTAGGTGTCCGTTCCCAATCCCGTGTTGACGCCGGCCTCGACGTAGCGGTCGAAAGACTCCGCTGCATTCGCCATTTTGGCGTACTTGCGCGGGCAGTGGCCGACGGAAGCGCCGGATTCGGCGAGAAGCTTCAACTCGTCGCCGAACGGATAATCCACTTTCGAATGGCCGGCGATGAAGACCGTATGGCCGAGAATCGTTTTCGGCCCTAGAATGCCGGCGTCGGCGAGGTACTCAATAACGGGTTTCCGGTGGTTGTAAAGAATCTGCACCAGCTCGCGCAAGTTTCCCGCCGCGTGCGTGTGAATGCCGACGCCCAGCTCTTTCGCCGCCGTGACGGTCTCTTTCAATAAAGACGGCTCACAGGTCTCCGCCTGGGCGGGATTCAAAATGCCTTGGACGCGGCCGTCCTTCGCGCCGTGAAATTTGCGGATGAAATCAATTGCCCGTTGTAGTCCGGGACGGCCGCGGTCTTCGCGCGCTTCATAATAATGGCGTCCCTCCGCATCGGTGAAAACGTCATGGCTGCGAAACGGCGGGCTGAAAAAGACGCGGGCGCCGATCTTGCCGACGGTCTCGACATACTCGCCCAGATCTCCCGGTCCGCCGCCCGGGTCAAGGATCGTCGTCGCGCCGTTCCTGAGCGCGCTGTAGAGCGCATACTGCCGGCCGATGGCGACGCTCTCCGGCGGCGGGGGCGCGGCCTTCTCCTTCACCGGCGCGCCTAAAACGAAGAAGTTCGCCGACAGATAATCTTTCTTGGTCGCGTCCGTGATCAGATAGTCGCCGACGTTCAACTGCGAGTGGACGTGGAGGTTGATGAAGCCGGGACAGACGAGCTTTTCAGACGCGTCGATGACCTCGTCCGCGCGCTTCGTCCGATCCGCGCCGACATAGCTGACCGAGTCGCCTTCGATCAGCACACTGCCGTCGGGGACCAGCTCGTGACTCGTTCCCGACCAGCCGACCACTGTGCCGCCGTCGATTCGAATCGTCATGGGTTACCTGTTTTGAAAAACGTCACCCTTCGACAGGCTCAGGGTGACCGGCTCAGTTCGTATTCCGTTCGTGCTGAGCTTGTCGAAGCGCGAACGAAGATCTTCTCATTTTTGTTCCGCGCGTTTTGGCTGTCCGACGACGGCGCGCACGGCGTCGGCCATCTCGCGGCTTAAATCGGCGAGCAGCGCGCTCATCGCGTCGACGGCCGCTTCTCTGGATTGTCCTTTGATGGGCCGCTGGAAAAAGCTCGCCTTGGCGGCGAGGGCTTGCTTGGCGGCGGTGTCGTTGATCGCCCAGCGGGCCGAAA
This DNA window, taken from Candidatus Binatia bacterium, encodes the following:
- a CDS encoding amidohydrolase family protein — protein: MTIRIDGGTVVGWSGTSHELVPDGSVLIEGDSVSYVGADRTKRADEVIDASEKLVCPGFINLHVHSQLNVGDYLITDATKKDYLSANFFVLGAPVKEKAAPPPPESVAIGRQYALYSALRNGATTILDPGGGPGDLGEYVETVGKIGARVFFSPPFRSHDVFTDAEGRHYYEAREDRGRPGLQRAIDFIRKFHGAKDGRVQGILNPAQAETCEPSLLKETVTAAKELGVGIHTHAAGNLRELVQILYNHRKPVIEYLADAGILGPKTILGHTVFIAGHSKVDYPFGDELKLLAESGASVGHCPRKYAKMANAAESFDRYVEAGVNTGLGTDTYPLDIVAEMRYASLVSRLVDKKYYGARPERVFNAATIWGAKALGRDDLGKIAPGAKADIVIIDLRTTRYGPVRDPINALVEYGSGADVDTVLVNGEVAIESGRSARIDEADLYARADAAAKAAWDNWPKRDWAGRSVEEIIPPAFPTRRG